GATACTTTCGGAAAATTAAGAACTTGATTTCAGCTTTCCAGAAACCTGACCAAGGCATCGCTACGCATCTCCTTTACCCGGTAACTGTGCAGATCAACAGAAACCCTGATGgcatgaagagaaaaaaacacccTAGCAGCCCGCCATCAACTCCCAGCCCTGTTAACCCTTATTAACAGTAGACACCAGTTAGAGGACAGCCCGCCATCAACTCCCAGCCCTGTTACCT
The window above is part of the Esox lucius isolate fEsoLuc1 chromosome 4, fEsoLuc1.pri, whole genome shotgun sequence genome. Proteins encoded here:
- the sh2d1ab gene encoding SH2 domain containing 1A duplicate b (The RefSeq protein has 1 substitution, 1 frameshift compared to this genomic sequence), producing MDKEKLPVYHGATSKEEGELRLWKDGRDGSYLIRNSESRDGVYCLCVLLFMDGEGSWTAETAAGVERRYFRKIKNLISAFQKPDQGIATHLLYPVTVQINRNPDGMKKKNTLAARHQLPALLTLINSRHQLEDSPPSTPSPVTSNQQ